Proteins from one Oryza sativa Japonica Group chromosome 12, ASM3414082v1 genomic window:
- the LOC4351855 gene encoding disease resistance protein RGA5-like: MSTMVVSAYKGVIDSVLAKLRELMGGDMCANLIGVSSRDILFLRDELPAMSALLEKLDDAEELDSEAKNWRNQVREMTYDIEDCIDDFSNNITSVDAKTGFLYKASQFLKTCRAHLEAAWQIKELKTRLQEINERRKRYKVGHYISNTTSVTVDPRISAFYKETAGLVGIDSPKRELTKLVMDEETQLKVMSIVGFGGLGKTTLASQVYREVGVQFNCKAFVSVSQKPDMVRLLTSLLLQLKQHPSHACGVQELIDNLREYLMDKRYFIVVDDLWDVPSWNIITCAFPQNNQHSRVIITTRHGDVARTCSSDHGSINNMKPLSAQNSRELFFNRIFGSKDYCPSYLEEVSCKILKKCGGLPLAIVTVASILACQPTRLKEEWEYIQSSLATNKFARKSTLEDMMQILELSYKSLPHHLKACFLYLGAYPEDCVISKVDLIKRWVAEGFVSHSPGQDAWVVAESYFNELVNRSMIQLPYQGYYNEVSHCKVHDMMLDMILMRCKEDNFISVIQDPRAAIEVQDKIRRLTIDLNGAMGDTMDMNITRKVSQVRSLGVFGGSKWIPPLLEFKFLRVLFLEFFLREMIIDLTGINQLSQLRYLKVECKECLMDGDIPSQVSIVLPSQIRRLQHLETLELPWVSKCSIPSISGIIDLPRLTHLVLRQHKGGLPDGIRKLKSLRTLHGFNLPVSSLENIDALGELTSLADMSLHCGKQDTKSTTPGWMTALSCSIEKLGNLKGLYVRSNSPSCCADAMSSWFSPPFLNLEKLDLLDWTFSKVPRWIGQLHSLRELALGGKKILQEDVSMIGTMLPFLTHLSLRIVTCNIAVKESRIMIEGSIGFAALRFFCFDSNRMSHLEFGVGAMPQLKRLLLALDPWEWDEATPVGLKHLLYLEEIRVLTASTAVASAGSESMNGKSALVKGVFHDAANALQSRPAFTVLPRIRSLSDHVNCCKINMETVACK; this comes from the exons ATGTCGACGATGGTGGTGAGCGCATACAAGGGGGTGATTGACTCTGTTCTTGCAAAGCTCAGAGAGCTGATGGGAGGGGACATGTGTGCCAACCTCATAGGCGTGTCCAGCAGGGACATTTTGTTCCTCAGGGATGAGCTGCCTGCCATGAGTGCTCTCCTGGAGAAGCTGGATGATGCCGAAGAACTCGATTCGGAGGCGAAAAATTGGAGGAACCAAGTGAGGGAGATGACCTACGACATCGAGGACTGCATCGATGATTTCAGTAACAACATCACAAGCGTAGACGCTAAGACGGGGTTCCTCTACAAGGCTTCCCAATTTCTCAAGACTTGCAGGGCTCATCTTGAGGCTGCCTGGCAAATCAAAGAGCTCAAGACTCGTCTACAGGAGATAAACGAGCGGCGTAAGAGGTACAAGGTTGGACATTACATCTCTAATACTACCTCAGTGACAGTTGACCCTCGCATCTCGGCATTCTATAAGGAGACAGCCGGCCTTGTAGGCATTGACAGCCCAAAGAGAGAGCTCACTAAATTGGTGATGGACGAAGAGACGCAATTGAAGGTTATGTCAATAGTTGGATTTGGAGGCCTAGGCAAGACCACCCTAGCTAGTCAGGTGTATCGTGAAGTTGGAGTGCAGTTCAACTGTAAGGCATTTGTATCTGTTTCTCAAAAACCAGACATGGTAAGGCTACTCACAAGTTTGCTGTTACAACTCAAGCAACATCCCTCTCATGCTTGTGGGGTGCAAGAACTCATCGACAATCTCAGGGAATATCTAATGGATAAAAG GTACTTCATTGTAGTTGATGATTTGTGGGATGTTCCTTCATGGAATATTATTACATGTGCTTTTCCACAAAATAATCAACATAGCAGAGTTATAATAACTACAAGACACGGGGATGTGGCTAGGACATGTTCCAGTGACCATGGAAGCATTAACAATATGAAGCCCCTAAGTGCCCAAAACTCAAGAGAACTATTCTTCAACAGAATATTTGGGTCTAAAGATTATTGTCCCTCTTACTTGGAAGAAGTCTCATGTAAAATACTGAAGAAGTGTGGTGGCCTACCGCTTGCAATTGTTACTGTAGCTAGTATTTTAGCTTGCCAACCCACAAGACTGAAGGAGGAATGGGAGTACATTCAAAGTTCTCTAGCCACTAACAAATTTGCAAGGAAGTCCACCTTGGAAGACATGATGCAAATCTTGGAGCTCAGCTACAAGAGTCTGCCACATCATCTCAAAGCATGCTTTCTTTATCTTGGTGCTTACCCAGAGGATTGTGTGATTAGCAAGGTTGATCTTATTAAAAGGTGGGTAGCAGAAGGTTTTGTGAGTCACTCTCCTGGGCAAGATGCATGGGTTGTTGCAGAGAGCTATTTCAATGAGCTGGTGAATAGAAGCATGATTCAACTTCCATATCAGGGCTACTACAATGAAGTATCTCATTGCAAGGTTCATGATATGATGCTAGACATGATTCTAATGAGGTGCAAGGAAGATAATTTCATCAGTGTGATACAAGATCCACGAGCGGCGATAGAAGTTCAAGACAAGATTCGTCGGCTCACCATTGACTTGAATGGTGCCATGGGTGACACAATGGATATGAACATTACTAGGAAAGTGTCACAAGTTCGTTCTCTTGGTGTATTTGGAGGATCAAAGTGGATACCTCCTTTGTTGGAGTTTAAGTTTCTGCGGGTGTTATTCCTTGAATTCTTTCTACGAGAGATGATAATTGACCTCACTGGTATCAACCAACTGTCCCAGCTGAGATATTTAAAGGTTGAATGCAAGGAATGCCTAATGGATGGTGACATACCATCACAAGTTTCCATAGTGTTACCAAGTCAAATCCGAAGGCTACAACATTTGGAAACCTTGGAGTTACCCTGGGTATCAAAATGCAGCATCCCATCAATATCAGGCATCATTGATTTGCCGCGCTTGACCCATCTAGTGTTGCGACAGCATAAGGGGGGATTACCGGATGGGATTAGAAAATTGAAGTCATTGCGCACTTTGCATGGCTTTAATCTACCAGTAAGCTCATTGGAAAATATTGATGCCCTGGGTGAGCTCACTAGTCTAGCAGATATGTCACTCCATTGTGGCAAACAAGACACAAAATCTACTACTCCAGGATGGATGACTGCTCTGAGTTGTTCCATCGAGAAACTCGGTAATCTCAAAGGTCTTTATGTGAGGTCTAATAGTCCTAGCTGTTGCGCCGATGCGATGAGCAGCTGGTTTTCACCTCCATTTCTCAACCTTGAGAAGCTTGATCTGCTAGATTGGACATTCTCCAAAGTTCCTAGATGGATTGGCCAACTCCATAGCCTCCGTGAGTTGGCACTTGGGGGCAAGAAGATACTCCAGGAAGATGTTAGTATGATCGGCACAATGCTACCCTTCCTCACCCATCTAAGCCTACGTATTGTTACATGCAATATCGCGGTGAAGGAAAGCAGGATCATGATAGAAGGCTCCATAGGATTCGCTGCTCTCCGGTTTTTCTGTTTTGACTCTAATAGGATGTCACACCTAGAGTTTGGGGTAGGTGCTATGCCCCAGCTCAAGAGGCTGCTATTAGCACTTGATCCATGGGAATGGGATGAGGCCACACCTGTTGGACTTAAACACCTCTTGTACCTCGAGGAAATACGAGTATTGACAGCATCAACAGCTGTTGCTTCTGCAGGATCTGAATCAATGAATGGCAAGTCTGCACTAGTCAAGGGTGTGTTCCATGATGCCGCTAATGCTCTCCAGAGTCGCCCAGCATTTACCGTGCTCCCAAGGATCCGTTCTCTCTCTGATCACGTAAATTGTTGTAAAATTAATATGGAAACAGTTGCATGTAAGTAG